The region TGCTGATTGTATTGATTCATTAATGGCTGATAGAGAGTTTGTTGGCGAGGAGTGGATTAAGTTCCTTAATGATAATCAAATACGTTATTACATTCGAATCCGTAATAATTTTAAAATCTTCATTCCACATAAGATTAAAGAAATTAAAGCTTGGTGGCTGTTCAACAATCTAAAAATGAACCAGTTCTTACATTATCAACCGATCGTACGTATGGGCTCACAACTATGTTATATTTCTGGATGTAAGTTAAAATCCAAGAATAAAGGTTCTGATTTTTTGATTATTGTATCATTCAACAAACCCGAACAAGCTCAAATAAATTATAAAGATAGGTGGCAAATTGAAACATGCTTTAAAGCGATGAAATCTAGTGGGTTTGATATTGAAAAGACTCACTTGCAAGAGATAGACCGGATTGAAAGATTAACACTAATGGTAATGATTGCCTTTGTTTGGTGATATAAAATAGGAATATTCCTTCATGAACATATTCAGAAAATAGAAATAAAAAAACATGGTCGTAAGGCTAAAAGTATATTTAAACTAGGGCTTTCATTTGTTGCGAATGTTTTACTAAACTTTAAAAGACAGACAGATATAAATGTGTTTAATTTTTTGTCATGTACTTAGCAATTGGCTATCTTTTTCAATTTTATCGCTCATGGCCGAAATCTTTATAACAATGTAAAGTTAGTAATATATTATTCTCACCCAAACCCCCACCTTACTGACCATTCTATCATCGAGCGTCTCCTC is a window of Salinivirga cyanobacteriivorans DNA encoding:
- a CDS encoding IS4 family transposase, which codes for MGVLSGKQETVGFEKLANAFDSNAKSTSSLRRIQRFIASYALDADLIAKFIFSLLPNKKDLKLSIDRTNWKFGQTDINIFMLGVVYKGVAFPLLFKMLDKRGNSSSQERIDLVNRFIRLFGADCIDSLMADREFVGEEWIKFLNDNQIRYYIRIRNNFKIFIPHKIKEIKAWWLFNNLKMNQFLHYQPIVRMGSQLCYISGCKLKSKNKGSDFLIIVSFNKPEQAQINYKDRWQIETCFKAMKSSGFDIEKTHLQEIDRIERLTLMVMIAFVW